One segment of Macaca fascicularis isolate 582-1 chromosome 4, T2T-MFA8v1.1 DNA contains the following:
- the SMIM40 gene encoding small integral membrane protein 40 encodes MAEEGDVDEGDVFLAFAQGPSPPRGPMRRALDKAFFIFLALFLTLLMLEVAYKLLWSLPWAKLGDWLLGTPQKEEELEL; translated from the coding sequence ATGGCAGAGGAAGGTGATGTGGATGAGGGGGATGTGTTCCTGGCATTTGCCCAGGGTCCCTCTCCTCCCAGGGGTCCCATGCGACGTGCCTTGGACAAGGCTTTCTTTATCTTCCTGGCCCTCTTCCTGACACTGCTGATGCTGGAGGTTGCTTATAAGCTGCTGTGGTCACTACCATGGGCAAAGTTAGGGGACTGGCTCCTGGGGACACctcagaaggaggaggagctggaATTGTGA
- the DAXX gene encoding death domain-associated protein 6 isoform X1 translates to MATANSIIVLDDDDEDEAAAQPGPSHPLPSTASPGAEAPSSSEPHGARGSSSSGGKKCYKLENEKLFQEFLELCKTQTADHPEVVPFLSNRQQRAHSLFLASAEFCNILSRVLSRAQSRPSKLYVYINELCTVLKAHSAKKKLNLAPAATTSNEPSGNNPPTHLSLDPTNAENTASQAPRTRGSRRQIQRLEQLLALYVAEIRRLQEKELDLSELDDPDSTYLQEARLKRKLIRLFGRLCELKDCSSLTGRVIEQRITYRGTRYPEVNRRIERLINKPGPDTFPDYGDVLRAVEKAAARHSLGLPRQQLQLMAQDAFRDVGIRLQERRHLDLIYNFGCHLTDDYRPGIDPALSDPVLARRLRENRSLAMSRLDEVISKYAMLQDKSEEGERKKRRARLQGTSSHSEDTPASLDSGEGPSGMASQGCPSASKAETDDEEDEESDEEEEEDEEEEEEEEEEEEATDSEEEEDLEQMQEGQEDDEEEEEEEEAAGKDGDGSPMSSPQISTEKNLEPGKQISRSSGEQQNKVSPLLLSEEPLAPSSIDAESNGEQPEELTLEEESPVSQLFELEIEALPLDTPSSVEMDISSSRKQSEEPFTTVLENGAGMVSSTSFNGGVSPHNWGDSGPPCKKSRKEKKQTGSGPLGNSYVERQRSVHEKNGKKICTLPSPPSPLASLAPVADSSTRVDSPSHGLVTSSLCIPSPAQLSQTPQSQPPRPSTYKTSVATQCDPEEIIVLSDSD, encoded by the exons ATGGCCACCGCTAACAGCATCATTGTGCTGGATGATGATGACGAAGATGAAGCAGCTGCTCAGCCAGGGccctcccacccactccccaGTACAGCCTCACCAGGGGCAGAAGCCCCTAGCTCTTCTGAGCCTCATGGGGCCAGAGGAAGCAGTAGTTCGGGCGGCAAGAAGTGCTACAAGCTGGAGAATGAGAAGCTGTTCCAAGAG TTCCTTGAACTTTGTAAGACGCAGACAGCGGAccaccctgaggtggtcccatTCCTCTCTAACCGGCAGCAACGTGCCCACTCTCTGTTTTTGGCCTCGGCGGAGTTCTGCAACATCCTCTCTCGGGTCCTATCTCGGGCCCAGAGCCGGCCATCTAAGCTCTATGTCTACATCAATGAGCTCTGCACTGTTCTCAAGGCCCACTCAGCCAAAAAGAAGCTGAACTTGGCCCCTGCTGCCACCACGTCCAATGAGCCCTCTGGGAATAACCCTCCCACACACCTCTCCTTGGACCCCACAAACGCTGAAAACACTGCCTCTCAGGCCCCAAGGACCCGTGGTTCCCGGCGGCAGATCCAGCGCTTGGAGCAGCTGCTGGCGCTCTATGTGGCAGAGATCCGGCGGCTGCAGGAAAAGGAGTTGGATCTCTCAGAATTGGATGACCCAGACTCCACATACCTGCAGGAGGCACGGTTGAAGCGTAAGCTGATCCGCCTCTTTGGGCGACTATGTGAGCTGAAAGACTGCTCTTCACTGACCGGCCGTGTCATAGAGCAGCGCATCACCTACCGTGGCACCCGCTACCCAGAGGTTAACAGGCGCATTGAGCGGCTCATCAACAAGCCAGGGCCTGATACCTTCCCTGACTATGGGGATGTGCTTCGGGCAGTAGAGAAGGCAGCTGCCCGAcacagccttggcctcccccGACAGCAGCTCCAGCTCATGGCTCAGGATGCCTTCCGAGATGTGGGCATCAGGTTACAGGAACGACGTCACCTCGATCTCATCTACAACTTTGGCTGCCACCTCACAGATGACTATAGGCCAG GCATTGACCCTGCACTATCAGATCCTGTGTTGGCCCGGCGCCTTCGGGAAAACCGGAGTTTGGCCATGAGTCGGCTGGATGAGGTCATCTCCAAATATGCAATGTTGCAAGACAAAAGTGAGGAGGgcgagagaaaaaagagaagagctcGGCTCCAAGGCACCTCTTCCCACTCTGAAGACACCCCCGCCTCCTTGGATTCTGGTGAG GGCCCTAGTGGAATGGCATCCCAGGGGTGCCCTTCTGCCTCCAAAGCTGAGACAGATGACGAAGAAGATGAAGAGagtgatgaggaagaggaggaggatgaggaggaggaggaggaagaagaagaagaggaggaggccacagattctgaagaggaggaggatctGGAACAGATGCAGGAGGGTCAGGAGgatgatgaagaggaggaggaagaggaagaagcagcAG gtAAAGATGGAGACGGGAGCCCCATGTCCTCACCACAGATCTCCACTGAAAAGAACCTGGAACCTGGCAAACAGATCAGCAGGTCTTCAGGGGAGCAGCAAAACAAAGTGTCACCCTTGTTACTGTCAGAAGAACCCCTGGCCCCCTCCAGCATAGATGCTGAAAGCAATGGAGAACAGCCTGAGGAGCTGACCCTGGAGGAAGAAAGCCCTGTGTCTCAGCTCTTTGAGCTAGAGATTGAAGCTTTGCCCCTGGATACCCCTTCCTCTGTGGAGATGGACATTTCCTCTTCCAGGAAGCAATCAGAGGAGCCCTTCACCACTGTCTTAGAGAATGGGGCAGGCATGGTCTCTTCTACTTCCTTCAATGGAGGCGTCTCTCCTCACAACTGGGGAGATTCTGGTCCCCCCTGCAAAAAATCTCGGAAGGAGAAGAAGCAAACAGGATCAGGGCCATTAGGAAACAG CTATGTGGAAAGGCAAAGGTCAGTGCATGAGAAGAATGGGAAAAAGATATGTACCCTGCCCAGCCCACCTTCCCCCTTGGCTTCCTTGGCCCCGGTTGCTGATTCCTCCACGAGGGTGGACTCTCCCAGCCATGGCCTGGTGACCAGCTCCCTCTGCATCCCTTCTCCAGCCCAGCTGTCCCAAACCCCCCAATCACAACCTCCTCGGCCCAGTACTTACAAG ACAAGTGTGGCCACACAATGCGATCCAGAAGAGATCATCGTGCTCTCAGACTCTGATTAG
- the DAXX gene encoding death domain-associated protein 6 isoform X2, producing MRGSEICGEGRLERRFLSIIVLDDDDEDEAAAQPGPSHPLPSTASPGAEAPSSSEPHGARGSSSSGGKKCYKLENEKLFQEFLELCKTQTADHPEVVPFLSNRQQRAHSLFLASAEFCNILSRVLSRAQSRPSKLYVYINELCTVLKAHSAKKKLNLAPAATTSNEPSGNNPPTHLSLDPTNAENTASQAPRTRGSRRQIQRLEQLLALYVAEIRRLQEKELDLSELDDPDSTYLQEARLKRKLIRLFGRLCELKDCSSLTGRVIEQRITYRGTRYPEVNRRIERLINKPGPDTFPDYGDVLRAVEKAAARHSLGLPRQQLQLMAQDAFRDVGIRLQERRHLDLIYNFGCHLTDDYRPGIDPALSDPVLARRLRENRSLAMSRLDEVISKYAMLQDKSEEGERKKRRARLQGTSSHSEDTPASLDSGEGPSGMASQGCPSASKAETDDEEDEESDEEEEEDEEEEEEEEEEEEATDSEEEEDLEQMQEGQEDDEEEEEEEEAAGKDGDGSPMSSPQISTEKNLEPGKQISRSSGEQQNKVSPLLLSEEPLAPSSIDAESNGEQPEELTLEEESPVSQLFELEIEALPLDTPSSVEMDISSSRKQSEEPFTTVLENGAGMVSSTSFNGGVSPHNWGDSGPPCKKSRKEKKQTGSGPLGNSYVERQRSVHEKNGKKICTLPSPPSPLASLAPVADSSTRVDSPSHGLVTSSLCIPSPAQLSQTPQSQPPRPSTYKTSVATQCDPEEIIVLSDSD from the exons ATGCGAGGTTCTGAGATCTGCGGCGAGGGTCGCCTCGAGAGACGGTTTCTGAG CATCATTGTGCTGGATGATGATGACGAAGATGAAGCAGCTGCTCAGCCAGGGccctcccacccactccccaGTACAGCCTCACCAGGGGCAGAAGCCCCTAGCTCTTCTGAGCCTCATGGGGCCAGAGGAAGCAGTAGTTCGGGCGGCAAGAAGTGCTACAAGCTGGAGAATGAGAAGCTGTTCCAAGAG TTCCTTGAACTTTGTAAGACGCAGACAGCGGAccaccctgaggtggtcccatTCCTCTCTAACCGGCAGCAACGTGCCCACTCTCTGTTTTTGGCCTCGGCGGAGTTCTGCAACATCCTCTCTCGGGTCCTATCTCGGGCCCAGAGCCGGCCATCTAAGCTCTATGTCTACATCAATGAGCTCTGCACTGTTCTCAAGGCCCACTCAGCCAAAAAGAAGCTGAACTTGGCCCCTGCTGCCACCACGTCCAATGAGCCCTCTGGGAATAACCCTCCCACACACCTCTCCTTGGACCCCACAAACGCTGAAAACACTGCCTCTCAGGCCCCAAGGACCCGTGGTTCCCGGCGGCAGATCCAGCGCTTGGAGCAGCTGCTGGCGCTCTATGTGGCAGAGATCCGGCGGCTGCAGGAAAAGGAGTTGGATCTCTCAGAATTGGATGACCCAGACTCCACATACCTGCAGGAGGCACGGTTGAAGCGTAAGCTGATCCGCCTCTTTGGGCGACTATGTGAGCTGAAAGACTGCTCTTCACTGACCGGCCGTGTCATAGAGCAGCGCATCACCTACCGTGGCACCCGCTACCCAGAGGTTAACAGGCGCATTGAGCGGCTCATCAACAAGCCAGGGCCTGATACCTTCCCTGACTATGGGGATGTGCTTCGGGCAGTAGAGAAGGCAGCTGCCCGAcacagccttggcctcccccGACAGCAGCTCCAGCTCATGGCTCAGGATGCCTTCCGAGATGTGGGCATCAGGTTACAGGAACGACGTCACCTCGATCTCATCTACAACTTTGGCTGCCACCTCACAGATGACTATAGGCCAG GCATTGACCCTGCACTATCAGATCCTGTGTTGGCCCGGCGCCTTCGGGAAAACCGGAGTTTGGCCATGAGTCGGCTGGATGAGGTCATCTCCAAATATGCAATGTTGCAAGACAAAAGTGAGGAGGgcgagagaaaaaagagaagagctcGGCTCCAAGGCACCTCTTCCCACTCTGAAGACACCCCCGCCTCCTTGGATTCTGGTGAG GGCCCTAGTGGAATGGCATCCCAGGGGTGCCCTTCTGCCTCCAAAGCTGAGACAGATGACGAAGAAGATGAAGAGagtgatgaggaagaggaggaggatgaggaggaggaggaggaagaagaagaagaggaggaggccacagattctgaagaggaggaggatctGGAACAGATGCAGGAGGGTCAGGAGgatgatgaagaggaggaggaagaggaagaagcagcAG gtAAAGATGGAGACGGGAGCCCCATGTCCTCACCACAGATCTCCACTGAAAAGAACCTGGAACCTGGCAAACAGATCAGCAGGTCTTCAGGGGAGCAGCAAAACAAAGTGTCACCCTTGTTACTGTCAGAAGAACCCCTGGCCCCCTCCAGCATAGATGCTGAAAGCAATGGAGAACAGCCTGAGGAGCTGACCCTGGAGGAAGAAAGCCCTGTGTCTCAGCTCTTTGAGCTAGAGATTGAAGCTTTGCCCCTGGATACCCCTTCCTCTGTGGAGATGGACATTTCCTCTTCCAGGAAGCAATCAGAGGAGCCCTTCACCACTGTCTTAGAGAATGGGGCAGGCATGGTCTCTTCTACTTCCTTCAATGGAGGCGTCTCTCCTCACAACTGGGGAGATTCTGGTCCCCCCTGCAAAAAATCTCGGAAGGAGAAGAAGCAAACAGGATCAGGGCCATTAGGAAACAG CTATGTGGAAAGGCAAAGGTCAGTGCATGAGAAGAATGGGAAAAAGATATGTACCCTGCCCAGCCCACCTTCCCCCTTGGCTTCCTTGGCCCCGGTTGCTGATTCCTCCACGAGGGTGGACTCTCCCAGCCATGGCCTGGTGACCAGCTCCCTCTGCATCCCTTCTCCAGCCCAGCTGTCCCAAACCCCCCAATCACAACCTCCTCGGCCCAGTACTTACAAG ACAAGTGTGGCCACACAATGCGATCCAGAAGAGATCATCGTGCTCTCAGACTCTGATTAG